AGGCACTTGTCCGCATACCGAGCGTCTCGGCGCCGGCATTCGACCAGGCCCACGTGGCGCGCAGCGCCGAGGCCGTCGCCGAGCTCCTGCGCGGTGCAGGCATGCCCGACGTCCAGATCCTCACAGCCGGCGGCTCTCGTCCGGCCGTGGTCGCCCGCCGTCCCGCACCTGACGGCGCGCCCACGGTCCTTCTCTACGCGCACCACGACGTGCAGCCGCCGGGGAGCGACACGGAGTGGCAGACGCCGCCGTTCGAGCCGGCGGAGCGGTCCGGACGCCTCTACGGGCGAGGCGCGGCAGACGACAAGGCCGGGATCGTCGCTCACGTCGGGGCGCTGCGTGTGCTCGGCGACGACCTCGCTGTCGGCGTCACCGTGTTCGTCGAGGGCGAGGAAGAGATCGGCTCGCCGACGTTCGGCGCGTTCCTCGCGGAGTACGAGGACCTGCTCCGCGCCGACGTCATCGTCGTCGCTGACTCCTCCAACTGGAAGGTCGGGGTCCCTGGCCTCACGACCTCGCTGCGTGGTCTGGTCGACTGCGAGGTCGAGCTGACGATCTTGTCGCACGCCGTGCACTCCGGGATGTTCGGCGGCCCGGTGCTCGACGCGATCACGCTGCTCTCCCGCCTCGTCGCCACGCTCCACGACGATGACGGCACGGTCGCGGTGGCCGGGCTCACGCACGCGCCGGACCCTCTCGTCGACTATGACGAGGCGGACTTCCGCGCCGACTCGGGACTCGTGGAGGGTGCGGTTCTCGCCGGCACGGGCCCGATCTCAGCACGGATGTGGACCCGGCCAGCACTCTCGGTCATCGGCTTCGATGCGCCGAGCGTCGCGCTGTCGTCCAACACGATCGCGCCGCGCGCGACCGCGAAGCTCTCGTTGCGGATCGCGCCAGGTCAGGACCCCGTGGCTGCGCTCGGTGCGCTCCGCGCTCACGTGGAGGCGAACGCCCCGTTCGGCGCGCACGTCGATGTTCGTGACGGTGAGCTCGGGCGTCCGTTCCAGGCTCCGGGCGACTCGCCCGCGATGCGTGCCGCACGCAGCGCCTTCGAGGATGCGTGGGGTACCCCGCCCGTCGACATCGGGATCGGTGGATCCATCCCGTTCATCGCCGACCTGCTCGAGGTCTACCCCGACGCGGCCATCCTTGTGACCGGGGTCGAGGACCCGGACTCGCGAGCCCACGGGGCAGACGAGTCGGTACACCTCGGCGAGCTCGAGAAGGTCGTCCTTGCGGAGAGCCTGCTGCTCGAGCGCCTGGCCCGGCCGACCTCCTAGCAGTCGCTGCCGCTGGGCTCACCGCGAGAGCGCAGCCCAGCGGCGGTGTGTCGCTCAGCGATGGGCGACGTCGACCGCGCGGGCCCACGCGAGCACGTCGTCAGGCAGGTCCGGGCTGATCATCCCTGGACCGGCGAGCAGGTCGGCGATCTGCTGGGCCGGGATGCGCACTCCACCCTTGCCGAGGAACCGTCCGGCGATGAGTCCGCGCGCGGCCAGCTGCCCGCGGGTGGTCACGACCTGTTCGAGGTAGACGATGCGCTCGTCCCAGCCGACGACCCCGCTCGTGATCTCGACGGGTTCCCAGAGCACCAGAGACCTCTTGTACTTCACGGTCGAGGCGGCGACGACCGGGTACCAGTGCTTCTCGTTGAGGTGTGGCATGCCGCCGCAGTCGGCGAGGAGGTTCGACCGGGCGGTGTCCATCATGTTGAGGTACACCGCGTTGTTCACGTGGAGATAGATGTCGAGGTCCCCGGGGCCTACGCGGGTGCGGGTGGTCGACGGATCGAGGATCGTCTGACCCGGGACTGCCTTCCGTGGGCGGAAGGTGGCGAGTGCGAGTCTGATCTGGCGGGTCACCGAGACAGGTTACTACGGGTAGTCGGCACCAGGCAGGCCTCAGAGGCCAGGGAGCGCGAGCATCTGGTCGAGCGCGACGCGGGCCCAGTGGGCGTCGTCGGCATCGACGACGACCTGGTTGACGACCCGGCCGGCGACGAGGGACTCCAGGGTCCACACCAGGTGGGGGAGATCGATGCGGTTCATCGTCGAGCAGAAGCACACGGTCGAGTCGAGGTAGTGCACCTGCTTGTCCGGGTGCGCCTGCGCGATGCGTCGGACGAGGTTGAGCTCGGTCCCCAGCGCCCATGCCGACCCAGGCTCTGCAGCGTCGAGCCGACGGATGATGTACTCGGTCGAACCGACGTAGTCCGCTGCCTCGACGACCTCGTTGGTGCACTCCGGGTGGACGAGGACGTTGACCCCAGGAACTGCTGCTCGGATGTCGTGCACGTTGCGCACGGAGAATCGCCCGTGCACAGAGCAGTGCCCGCGCCAGAGGATCATCCGCGCGTCACGCAGCTGGTCGACAGACAGCCCACCGCCTGGCTTGCGCGGGTCGAAGACGACACAGTCGTCGGCTGTCAGCCCGAGACCCAGGAGAGCGGTGTTGCGTCCGAGGTGCTGGTCGGGCATGAAGAGGACCTTGCCGGAGCCATCGATGCCGCCGACACGGTCGAACGCCCAGCGCAGCGCCACCTCGGCGTTCGAGGACGTGCAGACGGTTCCGCCGTGCCGGCCCGTGAACGCCTTGATGGACGCGGTCGAGTTCATGTACGTCACCGGGACGGTCTCGTGCGCGACGCCCGCGTCGACGAGCACGTCCCAGCACTCCTCGACCTGGTCGATCGCGGCCATGTCAGCCATGGAGCACCCGGCGGCGAGGTCGGGCAGGAGCACCTGCTGCGTGTCCGACGTGAGGATGTCTGCGCTCTCCGCCATGAAGTGCACCCCGCAGAAGACGATGAACTCTGCCTCAGGGCGTGCCGCCGCCTCGCGAGCGAGCTTGAACGAGTCGCCTGTCACGTCCGCGAACGCGATGACGTCGTCGCGCTGGTAGTGGTGGCCGAGCACGAACGCGCGGTCGCCCAGGGCCTCGCGTGCGACGCGCGCGCGCTCGACGAGGTCGGGGGAGCTCGCAGGCGGCAGCTCGCCGGTGCACTCCACCCCACGTTCGGACGCCAGGTCGGCGCCTTGTCCGAGGAGCAGGAGGGCTGGTGAGGGAGCGGGTTCGGCGAAGGACGAGTTCAGCAGTGTGCTCACAGGCCACATCGTCTCATAGAGGCATGCGACATCTTGGTGGCGGGGGATGGAGCAGGATGGTCCTATGCACGTGCTCATCGCAGCCGACGCCTTCGGCGCCACTCTCGGTCCACGCACCACCGGCGACGCTCTGGCTGCGGGCTGGGCGCGTGGTGCGCCGCACGACACCGTCGAGGTGCGCCCGCTGTCGGACGGAGGGCACGGGTTCGTCGCTCTCGTGGGGGACGCCCTCGGTGTCCGTCCGGAGCCGGACGGCGTCCTCGTCGTTCCAGGGACCCACGGGACGTCCACCGTGTACATCGACGGACATGGATGCATTGATGCAGGTCGATCCTCAGCGTGGCTCGCTGAGCAGATCGAGCACGCGCTCTCCCTCGGTGCGACAAGGATCGTCGTCGGCCTCCCTGGTCCGCACGAGACCGTGCGCGGACCTGACGCCGGAGCGGCGCTCCTCGGTGCGCTCGGTGCCCTGGCACCGGAGCGCCACGGTCGTTGGACTGGCCGTCTCGGGGCCGTGACCGCCTCTGACCTCGGAGGGCTCGCCGCGGTGCGCGAGCGGCTGCGGGGCGTCGACCTCGTCGGCGCGACGGCATCGGACGTCCCGCTGCTCGGGCTGCACGGTGCGAGCGCGAGCGCGGCAGCAGCCGGAGTCCTCGGTGCGCAGGAGGCGCACGACCTGGAACGGGAGATCGGGCACTTCGCCCACGTCGTGCGCGGGATCCTCGCGCCCCTGGCCGACCTCCGGCGTCCCTTGCCGCTGGCCGGATCGACGCGCGGGGACGGCGCCCGCGCGGACGTGGCACGCGCGCTCACCACCGGTGCAGGCACGGGCGCCGCAGGCGGTCTGGGCTTCGCCCTCTGCGCTCTCGGTGGACGCCTCGTCCCTGGCGCCGACGTGTTCGGCGACACTGCTCGGGTGAGTGAGCGTGCCGAGCGTGCGGATCTCGTCCTCACCGCACGCGGTGAGCTGGACGGGTCGTCGTTCCAGGGGTCGGCCCTCGCCGTGGCCGTGCGTGCGGCAGCGCAGTGGGGTGTGCCGTGCCTCGCTGTCGCGGGGACGAGCCTCATGAGCAGGCGCGAGCAGGCGTCCGCCGGCCTCAGTGCACTCTCCGAGCTGCACGCGGGAGAGACGCCGGCGACCGGCGACCCGCGGGGGACGGTCGAGGACCTCGACGCTCAGGCTGAGCGGCTCGCGCGGACGTGGTCGCCGGCACGGCTGGTCACACGCACGTAGCCGCCGGATCGTCGTCAGGGCTTAGGCTGGTGGAACAAAACACGTCGACGCGCGGTTGAGACCGACGCAGAGCAGCACCCGAGGCGCCCCGGCGCGCGGACGCTCTCTCGATGACTGATCATCAGTTCACCAGAATTCTTCTGTGGGGAGACACCATGAGCGAGACCACCGAGACTGCCACCCACGGGGTGCTGCTGAGCGACTTCGCGGCGCAGAAGATCCGCGACCTGCTCGAGCAGGAAGGTCGCGACGACCTGCGGCTGCGTGTCGCGGTCCAGCCTGGCGGCTGCTCCGGCCTCATCTACCAGCTGTACTTCGACGAGCGTGTGCTCGACGGTGACGCGCTGCGCGACTACTCGGGCGTCGAGGTCGTCGTCGACAAGATGAGCGTCCCGTACCTCGAGGGCGCGACGATCGACTTCGCGGACACGATCGAGAAGCAGGGCTTCACGATCGACAACCCCAACGCCGGCGACGGCTGCGCGTGCGGCGGATCCTTCAGCTGATCGCGGACGGCCGGACGACCCGGCCGCACGAACGATGACAGGAAGGCCTCGGCGAGATCTCGCCGAGGCCTTCCTGCATCTGGCTCCGGCTAAGGTCCCTCGCCGAGGCGCACCCGCGTGACGAGGCAGTCCGTCCCGTCGATCTCCTGGAGGGCCGTGCTCTCCACGACGTGCCCCCGCATCCGTGCCCAGGCGGGCACGTCGTGCGCAGCAGCAGGATCGGTCGACCAGAGCGTGAGCACGCTCCCGCCCTGCAGCGAGCTCGCCGTCTTGGCCAGGCGGATCACCGGCAGCGGGCAGCGCAGGCCTCGAGCATCGACGAGGAGGGCGTCCTCGTTCTCGTCCATCGTCACAGCCCGTCCACCCCGAGGTTCGACCGCACGTGGGCGACGACGACAGGCAGCGCGGCGAGGAAGCGCTCGATGTCGTCGTCGCTCGTCGTGTCGTCGAGCACGATCCGCGCGTTGCCGTGCGTGAGGACACCCATGGCTGCGAGCACGTGGCTCGGCTCTGTGGCCGCGGATGCGCACGCCGATCCTGACCCGACCGTGAAACCGGCCTTGTCGAGCTCCGTGACGAGCGCCTCGCCGTCGACGAAGAGGCAGGAGAAGGTCATGA
This sequence is a window from Sanguibacter antarcticus. Protein-coding genes within it:
- a CDS encoding dipeptidase — encoded protein: MSDPLNLRARVTSLFPALRADLEALVRIPSVSAPAFDQAHVARSAEAVAELLRGAGMPDVQILTAGGSRPAVVARRPAPDGAPTVLLYAHHDVQPPGSDTEWQTPPFEPAERSGRLYGRGAADDKAGIVAHVGALRVLGDDLAVGVTVFVEGEEEIGSPTFGAFLAEYEDLLRADVIVVADSSNWKVGVPGLTTSLRGLVDCEVELTILSHAVHSGMFGGPVLDAITLLSRLVATLHDDDGTVAVAGLTHAPDPLVDYDEADFRADSGLVEGAVLAGTGPISARMWTRPALSVIGFDAPSVALSSNTIAPRATAKLSLRIAPGQDPVAALGALRAHVEANAPFGAHVDVRDGELGRPFQAPGDSPAMRAARSAFEDAWGTPPVDIGIGGSIPFIADLLEVYPDAAILVTGVEDPDSRAHGADESVHLGELEKVVLAESLLLERLARPTS
- a CDS encoding acyl-CoA thioesterase, which gives rise to MTRQIRLALATFRPRKAVPGQTILDPSTTRTRVGPGDLDIYLHVNNAVYLNMMDTARSNLLADCGGMPHLNEKHWYPVVAASTVKYKRSLVLWEPVEITSGVVGWDERIVYLEQVVTTRGQLAARGLIAGRFLGKGGVRIPAQQIADLLAGPGMISPDLPDDVLAWARAVDVAHR
- the nadA gene encoding quinolinate synthase NadA, producing the protein MWPVSTLLNSSFAEPAPSPALLLLGQGADLASERGVECTGELPPASSPDLVERARVAREALGDRAFVLGHHYQRDDVIAFADVTGDSFKLAREAAARPEAEFIVFCGVHFMAESADILTSDTQQVLLPDLAAGCSMADMAAIDQVEECWDVLVDAGVAHETVPVTYMNSTASIKAFTGRHGGTVCTSSNAEVALRWAFDRVGGIDGSGKVLFMPDQHLGRNTALLGLGLTADDCVVFDPRKPGGGLSVDQLRDARMILWRGHCSVHGRFSVRNVHDIRAAVPGVNVLVHPECTNEVVEAADYVGSTEYIIRRLDAAEPGSAWALGTELNLVRRIAQAHPDKQVHYLDSTVCFCSTMNRIDLPHLVWTLESLVAGRVVNQVVVDADDAHWARVALDQMLALPGL
- a CDS encoding glycerate kinase, which encodes MHVLIAADAFGATLGPRTTGDALAAGWARGAPHDTVEVRPLSDGGHGFVALVGDALGVRPEPDGVLVVPGTHGTSTVYIDGHGCIDAGRSSAWLAEQIEHALSLGATRIVVGLPGPHETVRGPDAGAALLGALGALAPERHGRWTGRLGAVTASDLGGLAAVRERLRGVDLVGATASDVPLLGLHGASASAAAAGVLGAQEAHDLEREIGHFAHVVRGILAPLADLRRPLPLAGSTRGDGARADVARALTTGAGTGAAGGLGFALCALGGRLVPGADVFGDTARVSERAERADLVLTARGELDGSSFQGSALAVAVRAAAQWGVPCLAVAGTSLMSRREQASAGLSALSELHAGETPATGDPRGTVEDLDAQAERLARTWSPARLVTRT
- a CDS encoding HesB/IscA family protein, with the protein product MSETTETATHGVLLSDFAAQKIRDLLEQEGRDDLRLRVAVQPGGCSGLIYQLYFDERVLDGDALRDYSGVEVVVDKMSVPYLEGATIDFADTIEKQGFTIDNPNAGDGCACGGSFS
- a CDS encoding sulfurtransferase TusA family protein, yielding MDENEDALLVDARGLRCPLPVIRLAKTASSLQGGSVLTLWSTDPAAAHDVPAWARMRGHVVESTALQEIDGTDCLVTRVRLGEGP